cattatatatatatatatcgactttcattccatatattccgagtttcattccatatatatcaaagatgattaaatatttcctgtttggcatgccacacacacacacacacaatatatatatatatatatatatatatatatatatatatatatatatatatatatatatatatatatatatatatatatatatatatatatatatatatatatatatatatacatacatacatatatatagatatatatatatacacacacatatatacacacacacacacacacacacacacacacacacacacacacacacacacacacacacacacatatatatacacacatatatatatacacacatatatatatacatacacatacactcacctaaaggattattaggaacacctgttcaatttctcattaatgcaattatctaatcaaccaatcacatggcagttgcttcaatgcatttaggggtgtggtcctggtcaagacaatctcctgaactccaaactgaatgtcagaatgggaaagaaaggtgatttaagcaattttgagcgtggcatggttgttggtgccagacaggccgatctgagtatttcacaatctgctcagttactgggattttcacgcacaaccatttctagggtttacaaagaatggtgtgcaaagggaaaaacatccagtatgcggcagtcctgtgggcgaaaatgccttgttgatgctagaggtcagaggagaatgggccgactgattcaagctgatagaagagcaactttgactgaaataaccactcgttacaaccgaggtatgcagcaaagcatttgtgaagccacaacacgcacaaccttgaggcggatgggctacaacagcagaagaccccaccgggtaccactcatctccactacaaataggaaaaagaggctacaatttgcacgagctccccaaaattggacagttgaagactggaaaaatgttgcctagtctgatgagtctcgatttctgttgagacattcaaatggtagagtcagaatttggcgtaaacagaatgagaacatggatccatcatgccatgttaccactgtgcaggctggtggtggtggtgtaatggtgtgggggatgttttcttggcacactttaggccccttagtgccaattgggcatcgtttaaatgctacggcctacctgagcattgtttctgaccatgtccatccctttatgaccaccatgtacccatcctctgatggctacttccagcaggataatgcaccatgtcacaaagctcgaatcatttcaaattggtttcttgaacatgataatgagttcactgtactaaaatggcccccacagtcaccagatctcaacccaatagagcatctttgggatgtggtggaacgggagctttgtgccctggatgtgcatcccacaaatctccatcaactgcaagatgctaccCTATccatatgggccaacatttctaaagaatgctttcagcaccttgttgaatcaatgccacgtagaagtaaggcagttctgaaggcgaaagggggtcaaacaccatattagtatggtgttcctaataatcctttaggtgagtgtatatacacatatacacacatacacacacacgagaTATAAAGACAGTGGCAGGGCTAGTGctcttttaaaaacaaatagttGTTCACAATTAATACATTATATTGAACATTAGTATAAAACACCATAGTTACAGCTGTGGTCCCCATCATGATTGCATAGGTGTACAGTCAAATATGCTGTAAATAAAGTTACATGTGCTCATGTTTGCGTTgacaagttttattttatttttttatttcaatgttgTGAAGACatgcagtaccagtcaaaagtttggacacaccaaaatgacctggggggtattccagaaagcaggttgtgtgacatacccgggtaagtttaagggtaagttagtggataacctcatctttcggttccaaaaacggaggttaactttctgggtatgtacgtaaccatagcagcttactctctgaagataacctgctactgagcaggttatgttccagggtcagtttgttgcagaaggttactgagcatggcgtgcccttttgatgacgatcctgtggacatggaggcacaaattatacaaggtttttttcgccgggagagagttataagaccgcgtattgatatcttttcatttgcaaatgattatttgaaaaagcgttatcggttttcaaaagaatcgttaatttacttaacatctcttgaaaccgcatattgcaaatgtcacgaacccaaaccgcgggtctgcgcttagcacagaaaacattctgtacatagcacttcggttttttgcgtcagggcattttttgtacaatatgggcgacgcagagcatgtgggaaaggcaactgtgtgtagagccgttcgcacagtatgtctggtacttaacgcttcttacacacgtttgtacagttccctgtccataaagctctgcgtgttattaaagaggaattccacagaggtaggtttgtcctttgtagtaaaatgtatgatgcatatttaatatgtagtcatactatttatatctatacatgtattcatcctgcacacacacacacacacacacacacacacacttgatacttccatatatgactttctgtttcagggtttccaaatgtaatttggaatacatgtaatacatgtatagtgacaataaaaggcattcattcattcattcataattgggtgcattgatggcacctacattcctattaaagctcctttaataaatgagggagactatgttagatagatagatagatagatagatagatagatagatgtctttattgtcactatacaagtacagcgagatagcggaggaaatctattcatagtatcaatgtgcaggtaacttgattttgtatccttaattttttgccttgttaaaatcatcaaactcattacttttttccactaactataggtaatcattacaggacagtacaatgctggttaccactggttgccctcagatggggtgaggggaggtggtggtgggcccccgccagttagacgggcttcagccttttttctattagctacatgacagaaagaatatacttaatcgtgtttaataaatagttcagtaatcgtgtaatcaaatattacctttttgcagaatgtttttgtgtttcattttgacttggctcaaagttcttctggctccagaaggattacaccttattaaataagaaaccatatattcctagtcgatacacattgttattttaacctaaagaaatgaatggcaggacaagtaaatgctttcatagtgatttaacagtcaaaggGATGCGGAAGaggtgtttaattattttgcattataataaaaggggaggcgatgtcaaatttgcaatttaatacacacgcatttactctgtccgttattttttgccaagccaactctctttctttagccgatgcagccgtattgctttttttccattattattggcttgaattcgtcatatgcgtgcattaaaacttccaactccgcctctgtgaagtatgccgctctctttttttcactttgattttccattttgactcgtgaaatcggcgatcaattgaaaacgtcattatgtatgcacggtgcacgcgcattaactctgggtaaccaataggaggttgattgaacttactcttctcaggtgttttggaaccgacatactcatgcgGGTTtagggtatatcaacccagaggttatgATTTACtgtaccaaatggtaagttaaccaagctttctggaatacccccctggccacttgacctaaacacagtacaGAGTTTGACCAGCAAGTGAAAGAAAAACAGCCAAGGAGTTGCTCAGTATATGTGGGAACTCCAATTGAGATTAAGGACCTTGCTGGTCCCAATGGTGGGGTCACTCTGCTGACTACGGAATTTGAACCTTCTGAGTCTGAGCCCATAGAGTTGCCCCccaattaattatttaaatacttttttgggCAATGCATAattacatctgttttttttttttttttttttttttttaataaccatagtattctaaaatgtagagaatcaTATAATTAGACATTCCCAACACAGCAACTGAATGTCCTTCATGAGATCATTTTACCCCAAACAAACACAGAccacctggggggtattccagaaagcttggttaacttaccatttggtaaatcttaacctctgggttgatataccccaaacccgcataccatgagtatgtcggttccaaaacacctgagaagagtaagttcaatcaacctcctattgcttacccagagttaatgcgcgtgcaccgtgcatacataaagacgttttcaattgatcgccgatttcacgagtcagaatggaaaatcaaagtgaaaaaaagagagcggcatacttcacagaggcggagttggacgttttaatgcacgcatatgaggaattcaagccaataataatgaaaaaaagcaatacggctgcatcggctaaagaaagagttggcttggcaaaaaataaaggacagaataaatgcgagtgtattaaattgcaaatttgacatcgcctccccttttattataatgcaaaataattaaacacataacccttccgcatcctttttactgttaaatcactatgaaagcatttacttttcctgccattcatttctttaggttaaaataacaatgtgtctcgactaggaatatatggtttcttatttaataaagtgtaatccttctggagacagaagaactttgagccaagtcaaaatgaaacacaaaaacattctgcaaaaaggtaattgattacacgatcacttaactatttattaaacacgatttagtatattctttctgtcatgtagctaatagaaaaaaggctgaagcccgtctaactggcgggagcccaccaccacctcccctcaccccatctgagggcaaccagtggtaaccagcattgtactgtcctgtaatgattacctatagttagtggaaaaaagtaatgagtttgatgattttaacaaggcaaaaaattaaggatacaaaatcaagttacctgcacattgatactatgaatagatttcctccgctatctcgctgtacttgtatagtgacaataaagacatctatctatctatctatctatctatctatctatctatctaacatagtctccctcatttattaaaggagctttaataggaatgtaggtgccatcaatgcacccaattatgaatgaatgaatgaatgccttttattgtcactatacatgtattacatgtattccaaattacatttggaaaccctgaaatagaaagtcatatagggaagtatcaagtgtgtgtgtaggctatagatataaatagtatgactatatattaaatatgcatcatagattttactacaaaggacaaacctaccactctgtggaattcctctttaataacacgcagagctttatggacagggaactgtataaacgtgtgtaagaagcgttaagtaccagacatactgtgcgaacggctctacacacagttgcctttcctatatgctctgcgtcgcccatattgtacaaaaaatgccctgacgcaaaaaaccgaagcgctatgtacagaatgttttctgtgctaagcgcagacccgcggtttgggtttgtgacatttgcaatatgcggtttcaagagatgttaagtaaatgaacgattcttttgaaaactgataacgctttttcaaataatcattaggaaatgacaagacatcaatacgcggtcttataactctctcccggcgaaaaaaaaccttgtataatttatgcttccacgttcacaggatcgtcatcaaaagcgcacgccatgctcagtaaccttctgcaacaaacttaccctggaacataacctgctcagtagcaggttatcttcagagagtaagctgctatagttacgtacatacccagaaagttaacctccgtttttggaaccgaaagttgaggttatccactaacttacccttaaacttacccgggtatgtcacataacctgctttctggaatacccccctggggtctgtttcacaaagcaagattttttgcttagccaggtaacttgccagatttaaggtagtttgggctaaatagaccttattttcatcaatttacatttagcccagactaccttaaatctggcaagttatctggctaatgaagtaatcctgctttgtgaaacaggcccctggtcTTGTTAAGCCTCCAGACGAGTGACAGAGTCTTTTAACATATACAAACTGAAGATCTTCGGTAACTGTACCTGTGAGTTGACGAGGCGCATGCTCGTCTTGTTGCCCACGTCGGTACTGTATTTTTGGGTGGGAGCCGCGTTGAACCGGAGCACCGCGTCGTGTTTATCTAAGCGGGGAAGCGCAGGCGCGCGCAGCGGCTGTCATGCATCTCTCGCGGCATTTCCACAAACTCAAGTGATTCACTTCACCCACAGTTTGAACCAAAGCAAATTACTTTTACTGCAGTTTTAATCCACATAAATCGTTTATTTGGTACTTTTAACCGGCTTTACAGCTCCTTTCAGCAGCAGACACCGTGTTGCGGCACGATGGAATCTCTCCGTTATGAACCCCGCGTCATTACGCACATTTGACGAAAAACTCACCAATTTCTGCTCCCAGCGCGGAGTTCCCGATGGACCCAGAAGACATGACCACAGCACACGTCTTCAGAGGTCCCAGACTCTGCTCCAAACTCCGCCTAGGTAAGTACTCCTGCCACTCGTTTCCAGAGAACGGACCGTCTTCCGGCTCTATCGTCCGGAGGGGAACCCGAGTCCGCAGCTCGTGCATGAGATCGCTCTGGGTCAGGGTAACATTCCGGTGCATCATGTTGCGAGGGACACTAAACTGGTTTCTTTCCCAAAACTCCCCTATGGCACGACGCATCGCCACCCCGATCTCCGTGGCGTTTTCATCCCACACCGGCCAGTGCTTCTTGTGCACCTTCCACACAAACGCTTTCGCAGTCACCGTGGCTGCGGGGTCCAATCGCTCAGGCAAAAACGATTTCGGCAGGATGAAGTACAGCATCATTAGCAGGCAGGTCGCAATCGTGAAATTAAACCCCCAATGGGGAGAGTGCAGCCGTAGTGATGGCTTCATGATCCAGATCAAAAGCGACATCGGTAAGTGGCTAAATACACTTTTCGTTAGGTAGTATTTCACGTGTTTTTCAGGACTGGTCCAGATCTTTCTCTCCAGCACAGGTCAGACGTTTATTCAAGAGTGCATTTGTAAATTTGCTGACTTCCCTCTCAGCTGACACGCAAAATTCCGCGAAATCACCAATTAAGCGTCTGTATAAACTGCAGTATAAGACACACAAAGGGGTGGATAATTGAAACAAGCAATAAGGTGGGCGTGCTGCGTAAATGATGAAACCAATAAAAACGGTCGTGGTTAATTTTTCAAGCTCTGGACGGATTTATGGACCTGAGTAGGCTATCCCGAGAAACAGCCTCACAGCCTTCCCTCATGCGTATAAAACAGATGTTTATCTCCTGGAATTTTATCGTGCGTTGCTTGGATTACACACTATCCTCATATACTCCGATTAATCTACGTGAAAATACTATGCCTAAGGTGGACGATCACGACCAGTGTCCTTTCTGACAGCCATCGGGCTTTCGCCTGTTCGGTCCCCCTCTGCGCGTTTTCCTGATCTTGGTCAAACCTGCTTTGTAGGACTTTCCCCTTCGCTGATGTTGACTCTGCGTGTTGTGTGGTCAAATGGTCGGTTTGTGCCTTTAATGTATATAACTAATATATAGACTTACTTGCAGCTTACTGTAAAGGATTCTGGCATAGATCATCATCAGGCAGGAAAAAGGAAGAGTACCAGGAGGATAAAAAACAAAATTGGGAGGAATGGGAATGAACTAATGAAACCACCAAATAACACAACAAAGCAACTGGACTAAACAGGAAGCAGGACTAGAAAACCAAGCAGAGTTCACAATAAACAGTGACTATGAACACACAAGCGCACACATAGTACCGTATCACAGTAACTTGAACACAACTATTGAGTAAAGAGCGGAGTAGGGGCAGGCACTTACGTACAAAAGGAACCTGGGCTAAGGAGAGGGACAAGGTGTGGAACATCAGACAATCAACCGATAACAACGGTGCAGGGAGTACAGCAGTAACTTATACTAATTATAATGAACACAAGAATTGGGGAAACTCCAACCAACACTGAAAGAAACACTAATCACACATTAGgagcattaaaataatatatgatACGGGTATCCCAACCATTTTATGTTCGCGGACAGGTATACATCGTACAGAAATTTCACTGATAGGGAGACAAGGTGCAGTCGGATCAACTGGCAATTTCATGTTTCACCGTTtctattcccccccccccaatgcgaACCGAACGCGCGAGGGGTCGTGATGGTTGATGATGGTTGATGATGGTTATGGTGGCGAACGTCTGATATTGATTTTTATATCACACAAATAAAAGTATGGATTGTCTTTGTCATGATATAATCGGTCTGTCCCAGATAAGATAGTGAAAAGCTgattatgacaaaaaaaaatagcacaacATAGCACCGGCGGTAGTTGCATTTCCCTAGCAGAGCCACACGGTGGCAGTAGCACGCCATAACACAATTGCAGGTGAGCCTGTGTCTCGGGCTGTGTCTCATAGTTATCCTTATAcgtgttttaattattttcattacatttgtatttatttcactTTCGTATTCAACATTTGTTTCCTTAGTTTTTTACAGTTTCATTCttttttatggtttttgttgggtggagtggtggctctaatgctagggatctgtgccaacaactggaaggttgctggttcaaatcctctGAATGCCTGGAGTGCTTCTATTCCATTGggccctttagcaaggcccttaacctgcaattgcttcatcctgggtatgacgttaatctacatccagccctgtaaggaggtcctccagctTACAGGGaattttgggggttggtggcagaattgacactccagccactggaaaaaactcacactgctCCATTTTGGaccagtgtggtgctgaggtatcacccgcaacatggctgcactcaggttctcatccctgaggtggtttgttgtgtggtgggtgtggcaacacattttaataagtgcatgctccttacctctcctCTATGACTCCATATGACACAATGTCCTTGAGCAGTAAAATGTAGGGGGAGGCTGGGtggttggggtcctctggtgctCCTCTTGGCTGAGGTCgtgtggtcagtgtctctgggtggccgctggcctggcctgttgggggcagtgcgggggttctgccccccctGGGGTGGGTGGCGTGCTgcggggggggatcggggggtggggcctctgggttctgcctgtgccgctgcgctggggtgggtggatttgggggcgtgggctctgtctgttggggccgctgctccggctcccagGCGGGTGGTCGCCTGCATAcggggggggcctggtctgcccgggcccgttgcctggtgggggcgggtcgttgtctgccaTTGCCGATTCCGGCGtggggccctcgggcgctgtggggtggttggggggggcggtggggggagcctctgcctcgcttagggggggcctggggtggccggggggcgggggtcaccccgcctgacCGGACcagctccccgtttgccggtgGGCCTGGGGTTGTCCCATCCTTGACTGCtggctggggtctcatcgggcgtggtggggcgggactctcccggtctgcgcttgggggggggttccctgctgacgggctgcctgtggcgcccctgaacacccCGGTTGACTgcccctgccggctgtgcggggtcggtGATGGGGACTAATTGGGGCCAGTCAGGGATCTGGctccggtgccgggggggggggtccactcctggcacgcccttattgctcccctgggcccgacaccacatttcacataacactagggccttgaggggcggtggggaggtgcaggtggggctctgccgtctgccagcggtggggtggggtggggtgccCGTGCCTGACTGCTCACCCACTTTTTGCACTTAGTCATACACTACCgttcaaaagtttggggtcacttcgaaatgtccttatttttgaaagaaaaacataGTTTTTTTCAATGATGATAACTTTAAACTAATCAGAAATACATTGTTAATGTGGTAAATGACTATTCTAGCTGCAAATCTGTGGTGTTTGGTGCAATATCTACATTGGTGTATAGAGGCCCATTTCCAGCAACTATCACTCCAGTGTTCTAATGGTACAGTGTGTTTGCTCATTTGCTCATTGTAATCATCAGAAGGCTAATGGATGGTTAGAAAACCCTTGTGCAATCATTAGCACAGCTGAAAACAGTTTAGCTGGTTAGAGAAGCTATAAAACTGACCTTCCTTTGAGCAGGTTGAGTATCTGTAGCATCACATTTGTGGGGTCGATAAAATGCTCAAAATGGCCAGAAAAAGAGAACTGTCATATGAAACTCGACTGTCTATTCTTGTTCTTAGAAATGAAGGCTATTCCAATGCGAGAAATTGCCAAGAAACTGAAGATTTCCTACAACGGTGTGTACTACTCCCTTCAGAGAACAGCACAAACAGGCTCTAACCAGAGTAGAAAGAGAAGTGGGAGGCCCCGCTGCACAACTGAGCAAGAAGATAAGTACATTAGAGTCTCTAGATTGAGAAATAGACGAGTCACAGGTCCTCAACTGGCAGCTTCATTAAATAGTACCCGCAAAACGCCAGTGTCAACATCTACAGTGAAGAGGCGCCTCCAGGATGCTGGCCTTCAGGGCAGAGTGGCAAAGAAAAAGCCATATCTGAGACTGGCCAATAAACGTAAAAGATTAATATGGGCAAAAGAATACAGACATTGGACAGAGGAAGATTGGAAAAAGTGTTATGGATGCACGAATCGAAGTTTGAGGTGTTTGGATCACATAGGAGAACATTTGTGAGACGCAGAACAACTGAAAAGATGCTGGAAGagtgcctgacgccatttgtcaAGCACGGTGGGGGTAACGTGATGGTCTGGGGTTGCTTTGGGGTTGGTAAGGTGGGAGATTTGTTTAGGGTAAAAGGGGTTTTCAATAAAGAAGGCTATCACTCCATTTTGCAACGGCATGCCATACCCTGTGGACAGCGCTTGATTGGAGTCAATTTCAtcctacaacaggacaatgacccaaagcacacCTCCAAATTGTGCAACAACTATTTAGAGAAGAAACAGGCAGCTGGTATTCTATCTGTAATGGAGTGGCCAGCGCAGTCACCACATCTAAACCCCATTGAGCTGTTGTGGGAGCAGCTTGACCGTATGGCACGCAAGAAGTGCCCATCCAGCCAAAGCAACTTGTGGGAGGGGCTTCTAGAAGTGTGGGGTGAAATTTCTCCGGATTACCTCAACAAATTAACAGCTAGAATGCCAAAGGTCTGCAATGCTGTAATTGCTGCAAATGGAGGATTCTTTGACGAAAGCAAAGTTTGAAGGAAACaattattatttcaaataaatatcaTTATTTTTAACCTTGTCAATGTCTTTACTATATTTTCTATTCATTTTCCAACTCATGTGGTAAATAAAAGTGTGACTTTTCATGGAAAACACAAAATTGTCTGggtgaccccaaacttttgaacGGTAGTgtatacacagtccatattacattagggccttggggttgcggggaaggggatgggggactctgccatctgccagtggtggggccctcatacccgaactgcacccactaattttaatgcattgtagacataaacacacaattctctcacacatatacatgcacacttcacaccaacatgggacGGGGAGGCAATGGgttgaggggccccccctaactcccTGTCTCTTGGGCTGTGGGCCGGGTGGTCCTTGGCTCTGCTgtgccgtggtggggccctggcgggcaacCCGgtgaatcttgggacgctctgggccctgctaggcggattggggggttcggtttgggctgggtggggggtcttTGTCTATATGGgccccccttagtccctcgcgggctgcctcctgggttgggcgggtggttgtctcggggaCGCATGGCCGTGGGctcttgtgccgggggggcggcggggTGTTCTCGGTTGCCTGGTCTcccctgccttcgccttgggcctggggggggggggctgtcgcTTCCCCTGACAGCATCAAATGCCAGCatatccaatgacaaatcagctCACACCAACACTTGCACATACAAGcaatcaatatcattattattactttttagtgtGTGTTATtgatataggaattgaaatatatatagtatacactcacctaaaggattattaggaacacctgttcaatttctcattaatgcaattatctaatcaaccaatcacatggcagttgcttcaatgcatttaggggtgtggtcctggtcacgACAATttcctaaatgcattgaagcaactacCATGTGaatggttgattagataattgcattaatgagaaaatgaacaggtgttcctaataatcctttaggtgagtgtatatataagtatagtctcctccttggattgccaccttatcgtggtggagtggtttgcgtgcctcagtgaacctgggggctatgttgtcaggggcaatagcccctggtagggtctcccaaggcaaaaaggtcccaggggagtggccagacaaagagcaatccaaaagaaccctatgaaaaagtataaaaacaaagtcccgtttccctcgcccggactagggtcaccggggcctcctttggcgagcgcctggtggcacgcgggactgtccccaggtgggcccaccacccgcagggggaatgtcaggggttcggtgctttgtggatcgggtggcggccaagggaggccctggcggtccgatccccggctgacaaaactggctctcgggacatggaatgtcacctctctggtggggaaggagcctgagcttgtgcatGAGGTTgcgaggtatcgactagatatagtcgggctcacctcaacacatagcttgggttctggaaccaatctcctggagaggggctggacgctcttttactctggagttgcggtgggtgagcgacgccgggctggggtggggctattggtgtccccacagctcggtgcattaacaacggagtttaccccggtgaacgagagggctgtttccctgcgccttcaggtcggggataggtctctgactgtcatctgcgcttatgcaccGAGtgtcagttcagagtacccggcctACTTGGACTCCCTTAgtggtatgctatttggcgtgccgcggggggattccatcgttttgctgggggacttcaacgctcacgtgggcaacgacagtgtgacctggaagggggtgattgggaggagcggcctccctgatctgaatccgagtggtgttctgttattgga
The Paramormyrops kingsleyae isolate MSU_618 chromosome 4, PKINGS_0.4, whole genome shotgun sequence genome window above contains:
- the LOC140588880 gene encoding beta-galactoside alpha-2,6-sialyltransferase 1-like isoform X1 produces the protein MSLLIWIMKPSLRLHSPHWGFNFTIATCLLMMLYFILPKSFLPERLDPAATVTAKAFVWKVHKKHWPVWDENATEIGVAMRRAIGEFWERNQFSVPRNMMHRNVTLTQSDLMHELRTRVPLRTIEPEDGPFSGNEWQEYLPRRSLEQSLGPLKTCAVVMSSGSIGNSALGAEIDKHDAVLRFNAAPTQKYSTDVGNKTSMRLVNSQVLTSKYTGFLTDPLYSTGVLIVWDPSPYSKDLYAWYKKPDFNFFRTYLQYRKLHPEQPFYILSPSFQWNLWDIIQENSPVHIQPHPPSSGMLGIVVMMNLCEQISVYEFLPSRRRTSLCHYFESIRNKQCTMGHYHPLTFEKNLIKRLNHGTDYDIYSSGKVTLHGFSQLNSSTSILPIRQLFLLWAVMISLIFK